The genome window AAAATGCTAGCTGGCAATTTGGTCTATTACTTCTGTCAGTAATCTTTTGGTTTTTTATGGCGCCATTTATTCTTGCTAAGGGTATGAATCTCTCCTTGCAAAAACTACGTCCTTTTTATGTTGTGCTTGGATTGATTTTGTTGCCTGCAACATGGTTTGCTTTGGTTTTCTTGCGAGAGCTAGGCCTGGTATTCCTACTAACAACCATTGCCTTGGTCTGGGTTGCCGATATTGGTGCTTACTTTGTGGGAAAAGCATTTGGAAAACGAAAGCTAGCTGTGCACATAAGTCCAGGTAAGTCAGTAGAGGGGGCAATTGGCGGTCTTATTCTCTGTTATGGATACGCATTTCTTTGCGTGTTTTATCTACCATTCGAATCGACTTTATTTGGCGCTTGGGCTATTCGTTTTGGCTGGGTACCGATGTTCTTAATGGTCACAGTGTTAACCGCCTTCAGTATTTTCGGAGACCTATTCGAATCTCAATTAAAGCGTTTGGCTGGCGTCAAAGATAGTAGTCATTTATTGCCGGGTCATGGCGGAGTATTGGATCGTGTCGATGCATTAATTCCTACCATGCCGATTGCGGCATTGCTTGCAGGACTAGTGTAATGACTAGAAAAGTTACCATTCTTGGGTCTACTGGCTCTATTGGTGTTAACACTTTAGATGTTATTCGGGCACATCCTGATCGCTTTAAGGTGGCTGCGCTGACTGCGGGCAAGCAAGTGGATCGACTGGCTGAGCAGTGTATTGAATTTAAGCCCACAATTGCTGTTGTTTCTGAAGCGGGTGATGCATTACATCTAGAAAAATTATTGCTTGCAAAAAATATCAAGACCCAGGTTTTGTATGGCCCTCAAGCCCTAGTAACCGCGGTTACAGATTCTGGATGTGACACAGTCATGGCTGCCATTGTGGGCGCAGCGGGCTTAGTGCCAACGCTTGCCGCAGCGAAAGCGGGTAAACGAGTGTTGCTTGCCAATAAAGAGGCGCTTGTGATGTCTGGTAATTTGTTTATGCAAGCCATGAAAGCTGGTGGCGGAGAATTGCTTCCGATTGATAGCGAGCACAATGCGATTTTTCAGTGCCTGCCCAATGAATTTACAACGTCGTCTCAGTCTAGATTGGGCGTTGAGGAGCTGTGGCTGACTGCATCAGGCGGCCCTTTTAGAAATACCCCCTTAGATCAGCTAGCAGCTATTACTCCCGAGCAAGCTTGCGCTCATCCAAACTGGGTAATGGGCAGGAAGATCTCTGTGGATTCAGCAACGATGATGAATAAGGGGCTTGAAGTCATTGAAGCCTTTTGGTTATTTGGCCTGCCACTAGAAAAAATTAAAGTATTGATTCATCCACAAAGCGTCGTGCATTCGATGGTTCGTTATCGTGATGGATCGGTATTGGCGCAAATGGGTCAACCGGATATGCGCACCCCAATTGCTTACGGTTTAGCGTGGCCTGAGCGTATTGAAGCAGGTGTTGCACCTTTAAATTTGACTCAGCTTGCAAGCCTCAATTTTTCAGAGCCAGAATTGGCTCGGTTTCCATGTTTATCACTTGCCTTTGCGGCAGCTAAGGCTGGCGGCACAGCGCCAGTAGCGCTCAACGCTGCAAATGAAGTAGCGGTAGCGGCGTTTTTAGATGCCAGATTGCCTTATCTCCAAATCTCCACCGTAGTAGAGAAGACTTTGAGTGCGATTACTCAGGCAGATGCAGATTCTTTAGAGGGGATTTTGAGCACCGATGCTCAGGCGAGAAAGTTAGCGCATGAGTTTATTCAGGGCTTGAAAAAGTAACTTTGGTAACTAAGGATTTCCTTTGCAAGCGTTAATTACTATTGGTGCATTTTTGCTCACCCTCGGTGTTTTAGTGAGCTTTCATGAGTTTGGTCATTTTTTAGCGGCCCGCGCATGTGGTGTCCGAGTTCTTCGCTTTGCTGTTGGCTTTGGGAAGCCACTGTTCACATATCACGCAAAAAATAAAACGGAATGGGTGTTGGCTTCGATTCCTTTGGGTGGTTACGTCAAGTTAATGGATGGTCGAGATCATTCTCAAAATATTACCCTTGAAGATCAAACCCATGCCTTTGATCAAAAACCTCTTTGGCAACGCTCCTTGATTGTGGCTGCAGGCCCATTTGCAAATTTCTTCTTAGCAATTGTGCTGTTTTCCATCATCTATATTTCTGGCGTTCCGCAACTTCCCGCTATCTTACAAAGTCCTCCAGAAAATTCAGTAGCTGCAAAATTAGGCCTTGCTCAAGGGGATCAAGTGATAGGTTGGCAATCCTTGGGTTCAGAGTTTGTGCCTATCTCTGGGGAATTTGATCCCGTTCCCAGTTGGAATGCTTTGCGTTGGAATTTGATGGACGCGCTGACGGGTGAATCCGGCTTTGCCTTGGAGTTACAAGATCCGGCGGGCAGCCGCCTGATTAAAACGTTTAAAGCAGGGGAATTGCCAAAAATCACCCCTGATGGTGATCCCATGAAAGATCTCGGATTATTGCCTCAGACCACTCCAATGGGCCAATGGAATGAGCTTAAATTAAGCCCCCTCAAGGCTTTGGGGTTCGCAAGCCACCGGGTTTGGCTTATCAGCAAGGTATCTCTTAGGTTGATGGTAGGGATGTTTACTGGCCAGAGCTCGATAAAGCAGCTGGGAGGTCCCTTGAGTATTGCCGATATGGCTGGCAAGTCTGCCCAGGTTGGATGGCAACCTTTTTTGGCATTTTTGGCACTAATTAGTATCAGTATTGGGCTGCTGAATTTACTCCCTTTTCCCATGCTAGATGGGGGTCAGCTCCTGTATGATGCATGGGAGTTGGTTGCTGGAAAGAGGATTTCGATTTCGTTGCAGGAACAGTTCCAAAAAGTGGGCTTTCTGTTGCTGATTTCACTATCCCTACTGGCCTTGTTTAACGATTTACAACGCTATTTGTCGCCTTGAATTTTTTGACCCCATTCCTTTCTCTTTTTGCTCGTTTTCTAGCTCGCCTGCTATTGGCTGTTGCTATTGGCTTTAGCGTTAATGTCAATGCGGCCGATTCTTTCGTAGTAAAAGATATTCGAGTTGAAGGTTTGCAACGCGTAGAGCCTGGAACAGTTTTTAGTTATTTATCTGTTCAGGTAGGTGAAACATTTACCCAAGAAAAAGGTACTGAGGCAATTAAAGCCTTATACAGCACTGGCTTTTTTAGAGACGTGCAAATTCAGGCTCAGGGCGATGTGCTGATTGTGATTGTTGAAGAGCGTCCAACAATGTCTCGGATTGAGTTTACGGGAATGAAAGAGTTTAGTGAGGAAATTGTTCGCAAATCACTGAAGACAGTCGGCGTTGCTGAAGCGCGTTTTTACGATAAAGCGTTAATTGATAAAGCAGAGCAAGAACTGAAGCGTCAATATGTTGGTAAGGGTATGTTTGCTGCTGAGGTTGTTGCAACCGTGACTCCGGTAGAGCGCAATCAGGTTGCTGTTTACTTTAATATTGACGAGGGCCCCGTTGCCAAAATCCAAGAGATTAATTTTATTGGCACGGAAGCATTTAGCGAGGGCACTCTAAAGAGTGAAATGCAGCTCAAGACGGGTGGGTGGCTGTCTTGGTACAGTAAAGATAATCTCTACTCTAAGCAAAAACTAACTGCCGACTTGGAAACAATTCGATCTTATTATTTAAATCGTGGCTATCTTGAGTTTGTGGTTGAGTCTACTCAGGTTTCGATTACTCCTGATAAAAAAGGAATTTACTTAACCATCAGCATTCGTGAAGGTAAGAAATTTACTGTAAAAGATGTGCGTCTTGCTGGTGAGTTGTTGGGTAAAGAGGCAGAGCTTAAGCAGTTGATTGTATTGAAGCCTGGAGATACTTTTTCCTCAGCTAAATTAACTGAAAGTACTAAGGCAATCGCGGAGATTTTAGGTTCTTATGGTTATGCATTTGCGACTATTAATCCGCAGCCAGATATTCGTAGGGAATTATCTGAAGTTGATCTCACGCTGGTGATTGATCCAGGTCGTCGTATTTATGTTCGTAAAGTAGAGATTTCTGGAAATGCTAAAACCCGCGATATGGTCATTCGTAGAGAAATGCGTCAGTTTGAGAGCTCTTGGTTTGATAGCGATAAGATTGAGTTGTCTAAGAGACGCTTGGGTAGGCTTGGTTATTTTACTGAAACAGATATCACTACAGAAGATGTTCCTGGCTCACCTGACCAGGTTGATGTGAATGTGAAAGTTACAGAGAAGCCTACAGGTGCCCTAACAATTGGTGCTGGCTTCTCGTCAACTGAAAAGCTGATTTTGTCTGCCGGCATCAATCAAGATAATGCGTTTGGTACCGGAACTTCCGTTGGATTGAATGCTTCGGTAGGAAAAATTAATCAAAATTTTACTTTATCGAATTACGACCCATATTTTACTGAGGATGGCATTAGTCGGTACACTGACTTGTACTACCGATCATC of Polynucleobacter sp. AP-Titi-500A-B4 contains these proteins:
- a CDS encoding phosphatidate cytidylyltransferase codes for the protein MLKTRVITALVLLAVLLPILFLLPAVYIGAFFLVALSVAAWEWSRLIAPGADRAAYLYAFFCLMIIVFLLGMQNASWQFGLLLLSVIFWFFMAPFILAKGMNLSLQKLRPFYVVLGLILLPATWFALVFLRELGLVFLLTTIALVWVADIGAYFVGKAFGKRKLAVHISPGKSVEGAIGGLILCYGYAFLCVFYLPFESTLFGAWAIRFGWVPMFLMVTVLTAFSIFGDLFESQLKRLAGVKDSSHLLPGHGGVLDRVDALIPTMPIAALLAGLV
- the ispC gene encoding 1-deoxy-D-xylulose-5-phosphate reductoisomerase gives rise to the protein MTRKVTILGSTGSIGVNTLDVIRAHPDRFKVAALTAGKQVDRLAEQCIEFKPTIAVVSEAGDALHLEKLLLAKNIKTQVLYGPQALVTAVTDSGCDTVMAAIVGAAGLVPTLAAAKAGKRVLLANKEALVMSGNLFMQAMKAGGGELLPIDSEHNAIFQCLPNEFTTSSQSRLGVEELWLTASGGPFRNTPLDQLAAITPEQACAHPNWVMGRKISVDSATMMNKGLEVIEAFWLFGLPLEKIKVLIHPQSVVHSMVRYRDGSVLAQMGQPDMRTPIAYGLAWPERIEAGVAPLNLTQLASLNFSEPELARFPCLSLAFAAAKAGGTAPVALNAANEVAVAAFLDARLPYLQISTVVEKTLSAITQADADSLEGILSTDAQARKLAHEFIQGLKK
- a CDS encoding RIP metalloprotease gives rise to the protein MQALITIGAFLLTLGVLVSFHEFGHFLAARACGVRVLRFAVGFGKPLFTYHAKNKTEWVLASIPLGGYVKLMDGRDHSQNITLEDQTHAFDQKPLWQRSLIVAAGPFANFFLAIVLFSIIYISGVPQLPAILQSPPENSVAAKLGLAQGDQVIGWQSLGSEFVPISGEFDPVPSWNALRWNLMDALTGESGFALELQDPAGSRLIKTFKAGELPKITPDGDPMKDLGLLPQTTPMGQWNELKLSPLKALGFASHRVWLISKVSLRLMVGMFTGQSSIKQLGGPLSIADMAGKSAQVGWQPFLAFLALISISIGLLNLLPFPMLDGGQLLYDAWELVAGKRISISLQEQFQKVGFLLLISLSLLALFNDLQRYLSP
- the bamA gene encoding outer membrane protein assembly factor BamA, yielding MTPFLSLFARFLARLLLAVAIGFSVNVNAADSFVVKDIRVEGLQRVEPGTVFSYLSVQVGETFTQEKGTEAIKALYSTGFFRDVQIQAQGDVLIVIVEERPTMSRIEFTGMKEFSEEIVRKSLKTVGVAEARFYDKALIDKAEQELKRQYVGKGMFAAEVVATVTPVERNQVAVYFNIDEGPVAKIQEINFIGTEAFSEGTLKSEMQLKTGGWLSWYSKDNLYSKQKLTADLETIRSYYLNRGYLEFVVESTQVSITPDKKGIYLTISIREGKKFTVKDVRLAGELLGKEAELKQLIVLKPGDTFSSAKLTESTKAIAEILGSYGYAFATINPQPDIRRELSEVDLTLVIDPGRRIYVRKVEISGNAKTRDMVIRREMRQFESSWFDSDKIELSKRRLGRLGYFTETDITTEDVPGSPDQVDVNVKVTEKPTGALTIGAGFSSTEKLILSAGINQDNAFGTGTSVGLNASVGKINQNFTLSNYDPYFTEDGISRYTDLYYRSSKPLYYAGDPDYQIKSVGSSLKFGVPYTEVDRVFFGTGLEAFQIQTTSNTPIPYLNYAQSYGIAAPGYPGTLTTYNVPLTVGWARDGRDSALIPSDGSLQQLSGEVGTPVGNMTFYRLYGQYQKYHSFSKGNILSFNGEVGYGQAYGSNPYPITKNYYVGGIGSVRGYAPGSLGPQYYNPTYAVNQPTGGQSKIVTNVEYTVPVPGSGVDKTLRTFAFVDGGNAFGENINLVLSYSYGLGISWISPLGPLKFSYGIPYKPYPTANVQRLQFQVGTAF